From the Terriglobia bacterium genome, the window GCGGCGCGGCGGAAGTTCGGCAATGTCACGATGTTCAGCGAAATGACCGCCGAGGTGTGGCGCTTCGGCTGGCTTGACCGCCTCGGCCAGGACGTGCGCTTTGCCGCGCGGGCGCTTGTGAAGAGCCGCGTGTTCACACTTGCCGCCGTATTGACGCTGGCGATCGGCATCGGATCGACCACCGCCATATTCACGGTCGTGCACGCGTCGCTGTTCCCCGAGTACTCCTTCCGTAATCCGGACCGGGTAGCCCTCGTGTATTCAGTGTATTTGAAGGATGTGCAGGAGGGCAGGCGCGCGCCGTCGATGGCAAGCTTACGGGACTGGCGGCGGGACAACGAGGTGTTCGCCCAACTCGTCGTCTATCGAACGCGCTCCCTGGCCTGGGTCGACCAGGGCGAGCCGGCGCGCGTGACGGGACTGATCGCAAGCGCCGACATTTTCCGGATGGCCGGGATTCAACCCGCGCTCGGCCGCGACTTCGATCCCGACGCAGACCAGCCGGGGAAGGGGAACGTGGTCATCCTGGGATACGGTTTCTGGCAAAAACGGTACGGCGGCGAGCGGAATGTCATCGGCAAAATCGTTTCCATCGAGAACAAGCCCTATACCGTCATCGGCGTCATGCCCGCGCGCGCGGGATTCCCGGTCGCCGGAACCAACTATTGGATTCCCTGGGTGCTCGATGAGGACCCCTCGCGATCGAGCACGATGCCCGGCGGCGGGTTTACCGTCGTCGGACGGCTCAAAGGCAACGTCTCCCTGTCTCAGGCGCAGACTGCCATGAACCTGCTGGAAGCCCGCCTGGCGCAAGGTTCGGACAAAACCCGCAGGATGTTCGGCGTAGATCTGAGAGCGTGGACCGACTACACCAGTCCGCTGAATCGAACGGTTGTGTGGACCCTGTTCGGCGCGGTCCTGTTTGTCCTGCTCGTCGCCTGCGTGAACGTGGCGAACCTCCTCCTGGCCCGCGCTTCCGTGCGCGCGCGGGAAATGGCCCTGCGCGCGGCCCTCGGGGCGTCACGGGTGCGCATCGTCCGGTATCTGCTTACCGAAAGCGTGTTGCTGTCCTCCCTCGGGGGCGCGGCCGGCATTCTGCTCGCCTACCTGGGGGTGAGCCTGTTCGTTGCCTGGAAAGCGCCCGGCATCCCGGGGCCAGGTGAGGCGCGCCTGAATCCTGCAGTCCTGTTGTTTGCCGTCGGCGCCTCCACCCTCACCGCCTTCCTCTTCGGCCTGCTGCCGGCGCTCACGGCTTCGAAGCCGAATCTCGTGGCCACCCTCAAAGAGGGAATCACGACCGCGGCGTCCCGCTCCACTAACAGGAAGAGGGCTGTACTGGTGGTCGCCGAGGTAGCATTGGCGCTGGTCCTGCTTGCCGGGGCGGGATTGATGATCAACAGCTTCCTGAGGCTTCAGAACGTCGAACTCGGGTTCGACCCCAGGAATGTCCTCACCTTTCGCGTGGCGCCTCCGGGAACGAGTCTGTACCAACTTTCCGAGGGAAACCGCGGCCGATTCATGAACGACCTGCTCCAACGCCTGCGCGCGCTGCCGCAGGTCCGGGCGGCCGCCGCGTCCAGCATGTTCCCGCTGGACGGTTCCGGCGCCTACACATCGGCTTCGGTCGAGGAAGGCGCGGCAAAACCGGATTGGCGTGCTGTCGAGCCGGTCGGCTCGACAGCCGGCTATCTCGCTGCCATGGGCATTCCGCTGCTGCGGGGCCGCGCCTTTACGGAGCGGGACGATGCCGATAACGCTCCCGTGGTGATCCTGAGCCGGCAAGCGGCGCAGAAATTCTTTCCAGGCGCAGATCCGATCGGCAGGAAGCTGCGCCTGCGAAGTGAAACCGTCCCCCGTGAAGTGGTCGGGGTAGTCGGGGACGCCAGGTACCGGACGCTGCAGAGTGAATATGGCCCCAAGGTTTATGTGCCGGCTGCCGCCAACTGGATCATGGGCTATGTCTCGTTTGTCGTCAGGAGCGAGCGCGACCCGCGCAATCTGGTGCCGGCCCTGAAGCGGGAGGTGTGGGCCCTGGATCCGCGCTCGCCGGTCGAGATCCTCACCATGAAGGATCTGTACGAGCCCCATCTGGCGACGACGAGGTTTTACCTCGGCCTGTTTGGTTTCTTCGCCTTTGTCGCGGTGTCGATGGCGGCGATTGGATTGTACGGTCTCATCAACTATGCGGTCGCGCAGAGGACCCATGAGATCGGCATCCGCATGA encodes:
- a CDS encoding ABC transporter permease, whose product is MNLMRGFADLWGRLNRRPAGSEVEEEIREHLDIEISENIEAGMSPEEARYAARRKFGNVTMFSEMTAEVWRFGWLDRLGQDVRFAARALVKSRVFTLAAVLTLAIGIGSTTAIFTVVHASLFPEYSFRNPDRVALVYSVYLKDVQEGRRAPSMASLRDWRRDNEVFAQLVVYRTRSLAWVDQGEPARVTGLIASADIFRMAGIQPALGRDFDPDADQPGKGNVVILGYGFWQKRYGGERNVIGKIVSIENKPYTVIGVMPARAGFPVAGTNYWIPWVLDEDPSRSSTMPGGGFTVVGRLKGNVSLSQAQTAMNLLEARLAQGSDKTRRMFGVDLRAWTDYTSPLNRTVVWTLFGAVLFVLLVACVNVANLLLARASVRAREMALRAALGASRVRIVRYLLTESVLLSSLGGAAGILLAYLGVSLFVAWKAPGIPGPGEARLNPAVLLFAVGASTLTAFLFGLLPALTASKPNLVATLKEGITTAASRSTNRKRAVLVVAEVALALVLLAGAGLMINSFLRLQNVELGFDPRNVLTFRVAPPGTSLYQLSEGNRGRFMNDLLQRLRALPQVRAAAASSMFPLDGSGAYTSASVEEGAAKPDWRAVEPVGSTAGYLAAMGIPLLRGRAFTERDDADNAPVVILSRQAAQKFFPGADPIGRKLRLRSETVPREVVGVVGDARYRTLQSEYGPKVYVPAAANWIMGYVSFVVRSERDPRNLVPALKREVWALDPRSPVEILTMKDLYEPHLATTRFYLGLFGFFAFVAVSMAAIGLYGLINYAVAQRTHEIGIRMTLGAQAADVVGMVLGKAALLALLGVGLGVAGAFWLTGYMKTFLFAVAPKDLLTLVLVSAILFAVAVLASLTPARRAARVDPAVALKYE